In Dromaius novaehollandiae isolate bDroNov1 chromosome 3, bDroNov1.hap1, whole genome shotgun sequence, the following are encoded in one genomic region:
- the TRERF1 gene encoding transcriptional-regulating factor 1 isoform X1, translating to MGDQQLYKTNHTANNNENLYYQQHQMNSLPSLNHSYGTSVMDAPQASPLSPQFPQDSRDSIALPVGSKSLGSMDTSRQTSWTHSVSGNHVPVRNNLNSQNAMWSPLGQGESHDGYQYSYSQSGENRSQKITSGVLHKLDSFTQVFANQNLRIQVNNMAQVLHTESSMVDNSGDSALRQLLSQKPAVEQQPVTSTVQRYQPVPQQTHQNFASAQQKQQMQVMQHQQLYYDYQQHLSQMQMHSAFQQGQPHVQQMQPQQLLPQQMQHLQQTQYYAQPQQGHQRLSIQEIQQQQQQPTRQQQQRQCPMQIAQYYQTQPVMQQLQQQQQQMQLQLPPYHREPDPKTMHEPHQYPQDPSHPVQLIQLGAVPQYCYQDPHEQYRHLYPQSLLQQQEDQQKQYPNESRGQSLNSHVGLTPPETAEDPARQEVNSVGNTVPHRTLLPVSGVHLNNKSSQQDSPSTMWPQQMQLSDGRLQPLSPEQSGQSRETFPERADAKNKLTCSICLKEFKSLPALNGHMRSHGGVRASPNFKQDEGEKPPQQPLPKEVDSLAPIVMPVSVPVKLLSPEPSTQPSANTATVKDKPANPVSDDEMPVLVKMTCSPPCSPKVANPCSSAEISKKPHQTAAKLEENFKPLQDKKKYRHRPEPLFIPPPSFNFSMSYSGATLYQSQLRSPRVLGDHLLDRTHELPPYTPPPMLSPVRQGSGLFSSVITSSHSTSHTQLPLTPLTPTPRVLLCRSNSIDGSVIPVTPGPGEQTVEPRINIGSRFQADIPELQDRLLMEKDVHKATLVWKPWPELENKVFQQRVEDLLNMSCSSVLPGGGTNSEYALHSLFEAKGDIMVALEKLLLRKPVRLKCHPLANYHYAGSDKWTHQERRLFKEALSTYSKDFIFVQKMVKSKTVAQCVEYYYTWKKILRLGRKHRTRLEKKREECLTSGEEEVLEEDEEIEEDRKEEREMQKSPDPPAIPLVGPIDLPALQSLTLSSSSFICEMPNCGAVFSSRQALNGHARIHGGTNQVTKTRCTIPGTKQKSGTQSGYCSIKSSPAHSTTSGETDPTTIFPCKECGKVFFKIKSRNAHMKTHRQQEEQQRQKAQKAAVAAEMAATIARTTGPVGHSVVPLDRMSLVKHVENVGDIEDDIVQELGDVMEENEVMDADLLLDDEDADLLQDDAEL from the exons ATGGGGGACCAGCAATTGTATAAAACCAACCATACTGCCAACAACAATGAGAACTTGTACTACCAACAACACCAAATGAACTCCCTTCCATCTCTAAATCATAGTTATGGGACATCAGTTATGGATGCTCCTCAAGCGTCCCCACTCTCCCCCCAGTTTCCCCAAGATTCAAGAGACAGTATAGCTTTGCCTGTTGGTTCAAAAAGTCTTGGGTCAATGGATACATCTAGACAAACAAGTTGGACGCATTCTGTCTCAGGAAACCATGTCCCAGTAAGGAACAATTTGAATAGTCAAAATGCAATGTGGAGCCCCCTTGGGCAGGGGGAATCTCATGATGGATACCAATATTCTTATTCTCAATCTGGTGAAAATCGATCACAAAAGATTACCAGTGGGGTCCTGCATAAATTGGACTCCTTTACACAAGTATTTGCTAACCAAAATCTGAGAATTCAAGTCAACAACATGGCTCAGGTTTTGCACACTGAGTCTTCAATGGTGGATAATTCTGGTGATAGCGCACTTAGGCAgctgctatctcagaagccagcAGTTGAGCAACAGCCTGTAACTTCCACTGTGCAAAGATATCAACCAGTGCCACAGCAAACACACCAGAATTTTGCAAGCGCACAGCAAAAGCAACAAATGCAAGTCATGCAGCACCAACAGTTGTACTATGACTACCAGCAGCATTTATCGCAAATGCAGATGCATTCTGCATTTCAGCAAGGACAGCCACATGTTCAACAAATGCAGCCTCAGCAGCTCTTACCGCAACAGATGCAGCACTTGCAGCAGACTCAATACTATGCTCAGCCGCAGCAGGGACATCAGCGGCTTTCAATACAAGAGatccaacagcagcagcaacagccaaCTCGGCAGCAGCAACAGAGGCAGTGTCCAATGCAAATAGCTCAGTATTATCAAACGCAACCTGTCATGCAACAgttacagcagcagcaacaacagatGCAATTGCAACTTCCTCCATACCACAGGGAACCTGATCCAAAGACTATGCATGAACCACACCAGTACCCTCAGGATCCAAGTCATCCTGTGCAGCTTATCCAGTTGGGAGCAGTGCCTCAGTATTGCTATCAAGATCCCCATGAACAGTATAGGCATTTGTACCCACAGAGTTTACTGCAGCAGCAAGAGGATCAGCAAAAGCAATATCCGAATGAGAGCCGAGGTCAGTCTCTGAACTCTCATGTTGGCCTCACTCCGCCAGAGACAGCGGAGGATCCTGCAAGGCAGGAGGTTAATTCTGTAGGTAACACTGTTCCTCATCGAACTCTTCTACCAGTGTCAGGAGTTCATCTGAACAACAAAAGCTCTCAGCAAGACTCTCCCAGCACCATGTGGCCTCAG CAGATGCAACTGTCAGATGGCAGACTGCAGCCGCTGTCCCCAGAACAAAG tggccAGAGCAGAGAAACATTTCCTGAGAGAGCTGATGCGAAGAACAAGCTAACATGTTCAATATGCTTGAAGGAGTTTAAGAGTTTGCCTGCTCTAAATGGTCACATGAGGTCACATGGAGGAGTAAGAGCATCTCCTAACTTCAAACAG gatgaaggagagaaaccaccacAGCAGCCGCTGCCTAAAGAGGTGGATAGCCTCGCGCCTATCGTCATGCCAGTGTCTGTCCCTGTAAAGCTTCTGTCACCCGAGCCCAGCACGCAGCCCTCTGCCAACACTGCCACAGTCAAAGACAAGCCTGCCAACCCTGTGTCAGATGATGAGATGCCAGTTCTCGTGAAGATGACTTGCTCTCCACCGTGCAGTCCAAAAGTGGCCAACCCCTGCTCGTCCGCT GAAATTAGCAAAAAACCTCATCAAACTGCTGCAAAATTAGAAGAAAACTTCAAACCATTGCAGGACAAGAAGAAGTATCGGCATAGACCTGAACCTCTCTTCATACCTCCTCCTTCCTTCAACTTCAGTATGTCCTATTCTGGTGCCACACTGTACCAGAGTCAGCTCCGCTCCCCCCGCGTCCTCGGAGATCATCTGCTAGACCGGACACACGAGCTCCCCCCTTACACTCCGCCACCCATGCTTAGTCCAGTTCGGCAAGGGTCTGGTCTCTTCAGCAGTGTTATCACGTCATCTCATAGCACCTCTCATACTCAGCTTCCACTTACTCCGCTGACACCTACTCCACGCGTACTCCTGTGTCGGTCTA ATAGTATTGATGGAAGTGTCATTCCAGTGACGCCTGGGCCCGGAGAACAGACTGTTGAACC ACGAATTAATATTGGGTCCAGGTTCCAGGCTGACATTCCTGAGCTTCAGGACAGATTGCTAATGGAGAAAGATGTGCACAAGGCTACTTTGGTTTGGAAACCATGGCCAGAACTGGAGAATAAAGTCTTCCAACAAAGAG TGGAAGACCTCTTAAATATGAGCTGTTCCAGTGTGTTACCTGGTGGAGGAACTAACTCAGAATATGCTTTGCACTCTCTCTTTGAGGCGAAAGGAGATATTATG GTTGCTCTTGAGAAGCTGCTGTTAAGGAAGCCAGTGAGATTGAAGTGTCATCCTTTGGCAAATTACCACTACGCTG gctCTGACAAATGGACACATCAAGAAAGAAGGCTGTTCAAAGAGGCATTGTCCACCTACAGCAAAGATTTTATATTTGTACAAAAAATG GTTAAGTCTAAGACAGTTGCACAATGTGTGGAATACTACTATACTTGGAAGAAAATCTTGCGTTTGGGACGGAAACACAGAACAcgtttagagaaaaaaagagaggaatgcCTG ACAAGTGGAGAGGAGGAAGTTCTAGAGGAAGATGAGGAGATTgaagaagacagaaaggaagaaagagaaatgcagaaatctCCTGACCCGCCTGCTATCCCTCTTGTTGGACCTATAGATCTGCCTGCCCTTCAGAGTCTCACACTTTCTTCGTCCTCCTTTATCTGTGAAATGCCAAACTGTGGTGCT GTGTTCAGTTCCCGGCAAGCGCTAAATGGCCACGCTCGCATTCATGGAGGTACGAATCAGGTGACAAAAACACGATGCACCATTCCAGGCACTAAGCAGAAATCTGGTACGCAGAGCGGATACTGCTCCATCAAAAGTTCACCTGCCCACAGCACAACAAGTGGTGAGACTGACCCAACAACAATTTTTCCTTGTAAGGAGTGTGGCAA ggtatttttcaaaatcaaaagccGCAATGCTCATATGAAGACTCACAGACAACAAGAAgaacagcaaaggcagaaggctCAGAAAGCTGCTGTGGCAGCAGAAATGGCAGCCACTATTGCGAGAACTACTGGGCCAGTTGGGCATAGTGTGGTCCCTCTGGATCGTATGAGTTTGGTTAAACATGTTGAAAATGTAGGTGACATTGAAGATGACATTGTTCAGGAGTTAGGTGATGTCATGGAAGAGAATGAAGTCATGGATGCTGACCTTTTATTAGATGATGAAGATGCAGATCTACTGCAGGATGATGCCGAGCTGTAA
- the TRERF1 gene encoding transcriptional-regulating factor 1 isoform X3: MGDQQLYKTNHTANNNENLYYQQHQMNSLPSLNHSYGTSVMDAPQASPLSPQFPQDSRDSIALPVGSKSLGSMDTSRQTSWTHSVSGNHVPVRNNLNSQNAMWSPLGQGESHDGYQYSYSQSGENRSQKITSGVLHKLDSFTQVFANQNLRIQVNNMAQVLHTESSMVDNSGDSALRQLLSQKPAVEQQPVTSTVQRYQPVPQQTHQNFASAQQKQQMQVMQHQQLYYDYQQHLSQMQMHSAFQQGQPHVQQMQPQQLLPQQMQHLQQTQYYAQPQQGHQRLSIQEIQQQQQQPTRQQQQRQCPMQIAQYYQTQPVMQQLQQQQQQMQLQLPPYHREPDPKTMHEPHQYPQDPSHPVQLIQLGAVPQYCYQDPHEQYRHLYPQSLLQQQEDQQKQYPNESRGQSLNSHVGLTPPETAEDPARQEVNSVGNTVPHRTLLPVSGVHLNNKSSQQDSPSTMWPQQMQLSDGRLQPLSPEQSGQSRETFPERADAKNKLTCSICLKEFKSLPALNGHMRSHGGVRASPNFKQEISKKPHQTAAKLEENFKPLQDKKKYRHRPEPLFIPPPSFNFSMSYSGATLYQSQLRSPRVLGDHLLDRTHELPPYTPPPMLSPVRQGSGLFSSVITSSHSTSHTQLPLTPLTPTPRVLLCRSNSIDGSVIPVTPGPGEQTVEPRINIGSRFQADIPELQDRLLMEKDVHKATLVWKPWPELENKVFQQRVEDLLNMSCSSVLPGGGTNSEYALHSLFEAKGDIMVALEKLLLRKPVRLKCHPLANYHYAGSDKWTHQERRLFKEALSTYSKDFIFVQKMVKSKTVAQCVEYYYTWKKILRLGRKHRTRLEKKREECLTSGEEEVLEEDEEIEEDRKEEREMQKSPDPPAIPLVGPIDLPALQSLTLSSSSFICEMPNCGAVFSSRQALNGHARIHGGTNQVTKTRCTIPGTKQKSGTQSGYCSIKSSPAHSTTSGETDPTTIFPCKECGKVFFKIKSRNAHMKTHRQQEEQQRQKAQKAAVAAEMAATIARTTGPVGHSVVPLDRMSLVKHVENVGDIEDDIVQELGDVMEENEVMDADLLLDDEDADLLQDDAEL; the protein is encoded by the exons ATGGGGGACCAGCAATTGTATAAAACCAACCATACTGCCAACAACAATGAGAACTTGTACTACCAACAACACCAAATGAACTCCCTTCCATCTCTAAATCATAGTTATGGGACATCAGTTATGGATGCTCCTCAAGCGTCCCCACTCTCCCCCCAGTTTCCCCAAGATTCAAGAGACAGTATAGCTTTGCCTGTTGGTTCAAAAAGTCTTGGGTCAATGGATACATCTAGACAAACAAGTTGGACGCATTCTGTCTCAGGAAACCATGTCCCAGTAAGGAACAATTTGAATAGTCAAAATGCAATGTGGAGCCCCCTTGGGCAGGGGGAATCTCATGATGGATACCAATATTCTTATTCTCAATCTGGTGAAAATCGATCACAAAAGATTACCAGTGGGGTCCTGCATAAATTGGACTCCTTTACACAAGTATTTGCTAACCAAAATCTGAGAATTCAAGTCAACAACATGGCTCAGGTTTTGCACACTGAGTCTTCAATGGTGGATAATTCTGGTGATAGCGCACTTAGGCAgctgctatctcagaagccagcAGTTGAGCAACAGCCTGTAACTTCCACTGTGCAAAGATATCAACCAGTGCCACAGCAAACACACCAGAATTTTGCAAGCGCACAGCAAAAGCAACAAATGCAAGTCATGCAGCACCAACAGTTGTACTATGACTACCAGCAGCATTTATCGCAAATGCAGATGCATTCTGCATTTCAGCAAGGACAGCCACATGTTCAACAAATGCAGCCTCAGCAGCTCTTACCGCAACAGATGCAGCACTTGCAGCAGACTCAATACTATGCTCAGCCGCAGCAGGGACATCAGCGGCTTTCAATACAAGAGatccaacagcagcagcaacagccaaCTCGGCAGCAGCAACAGAGGCAGTGTCCAATGCAAATAGCTCAGTATTATCAAACGCAACCTGTCATGCAACAgttacagcagcagcaacaacagatGCAATTGCAACTTCCTCCATACCACAGGGAACCTGATCCAAAGACTATGCATGAACCACACCAGTACCCTCAGGATCCAAGTCATCCTGTGCAGCTTATCCAGTTGGGAGCAGTGCCTCAGTATTGCTATCAAGATCCCCATGAACAGTATAGGCATTTGTACCCACAGAGTTTACTGCAGCAGCAAGAGGATCAGCAAAAGCAATATCCGAATGAGAGCCGAGGTCAGTCTCTGAACTCTCATGTTGGCCTCACTCCGCCAGAGACAGCGGAGGATCCTGCAAGGCAGGAGGTTAATTCTGTAGGTAACACTGTTCCTCATCGAACTCTTCTACCAGTGTCAGGAGTTCATCTGAACAACAAAAGCTCTCAGCAAGACTCTCCCAGCACCATGTGGCCTCAG CAGATGCAACTGTCAGATGGCAGACTGCAGCCGCTGTCCCCAGAACAAAG tggccAGAGCAGAGAAACATTTCCTGAGAGAGCTGATGCGAAGAACAAGCTAACATGTTCAATATGCTTGAAGGAGTTTAAGAGTTTGCCTGCTCTAAATGGTCACATGAGGTCACATGGAGGAGTAAGAGCATCTCCTAACTTCAAACAG GAAATTAGCAAAAAACCTCATCAAACTGCTGCAAAATTAGAAGAAAACTTCAAACCATTGCAGGACAAGAAGAAGTATCGGCATAGACCTGAACCTCTCTTCATACCTCCTCCTTCCTTCAACTTCAGTATGTCCTATTCTGGTGCCACACTGTACCAGAGTCAGCTCCGCTCCCCCCGCGTCCTCGGAGATCATCTGCTAGACCGGACACACGAGCTCCCCCCTTACACTCCGCCACCCATGCTTAGTCCAGTTCGGCAAGGGTCTGGTCTCTTCAGCAGTGTTATCACGTCATCTCATAGCACCTCTCATACTCAGCTTCCACTTACTCCGCTGACACCTACTCCACGCGTACTCCTGTGTCGGTCTA ATAGTATTGATGGAAGTGTCATTCCAGTGACGCCTGGGCCCGGAGAACAGACTGTTGAACC ACGAATTAATATTGGGTCCAGGTTCCAGGCTGACATTCCTGAGCTTCAGGACAGATTGCTAATGGAGAAAGATGTGCACAAGGCTACTTTGGTTTGGAAACCATGGCCAGAACTGGAGAATAAAGTCTTCCAACAAAGAG TGGAAGACCTCTTAAATATGAGCTGTTCCAGTGTGTTACCTGGTGGAGGAACTAACTCAGAATATGCTTTGCACTCTCTCTTTGAGGCGAAAGGAGATATTATG GTTGCTCTTGAGAAGCTGCTGTTAAGGAAGCCAGTGAGATTGAAGTGTCATCCTTTGGCAAATTACCACTACGCTG gctCTGACAAATGGACACATCAAGAAAGAAGGCTGTTCAAAGAGGCATTGTCCACCTACAGCAAAGATTTTATATTTGTACAAAAAATG GTTAAGTCTAAGACAGTTGCACAATGTGTGGAATACTACTATACTTGGAAGAAAATCTTGCGTTTGGGACGGAAACACAGAACAcgtttagagaaaaaaagagaggaatgcCTG ACAAGTGGAGAGGAGGAAGTTCTAGAGGAAGATGAGGAGATTgaagaagacagaaaggaagaaagagaaatgcagaaatctCCTGACCCGCCTGCTATCCCTCTTGTTGGACCTATAGATCTGCCTGCCCTTCAGAGTCTCACACTTTCTTCGTCCTCCTTTATCTGTGAAATGCCAAACTGTGGTGCT GTGTTCAGTTCCCGGCAAGCGCTAAATGGCCACGCTCGCATTCATGGAGGTACGAATCAGGTGACAAAAACACGATGCACCATTCCAGGCACTAAGCAGAAATCTGGTACGCAGAGCGGATACTGCTCCATCAAAAGTTCACCTGCCCACAGCACAACAAGTGGTGAGACTGACCCAACAACAATTTTTCCTTGTAAGGAGTGTGGCAA ggtatttttcaaaatcaaaagccGCAATGCTCATATGAAGACTCACAGACAACAAGAAgaacagcaaaggcagaaggctCAGAAAGCTGCTGTGGCAGCAGAAATGGCAGCCACTATTGCGAGAACTACTGGGCCAGTTGGGCATAGTGTGGTCCCTCTGGATCGTATGAGTTTGGTTAAACATGTTGAAAATGTAGGTGACATTGAAGATGACATTGTTCAGGAGTTAGGTGATGTCATGGAAGAGAATGAAGTCATGGATGCTGACCTTTTATTAGATGATGAAGATGCAGATCTACTGCAGGATGATGCCGAGCTGTAA
- the TRERF1 gene encoding transcriptional-regulating factor 1 isoform X4 codes for MGDQQLYKTNHTANNNENLYYQQHQMNSLPSLNHSYGTSVMDAPQASPLSPQFPQDSRDSIALPVGSKSLGSMDTSRQTSWTHSVSGNHVPVRNNLNSQNAMWSPLGQGESHDGYQYSYSQSGENRSQKITSGVLHKLDSFTQVFANQNLRIQVNNMAQVLHTESSMVDNSGDSALRQLLSQKPAVEQQPVTSTVQRYQPVPQQTHQNFASAQQKQQMQVMQHQQLYYDYQQHLSQMQMHSAFQQGQPHVQQMQPQQLLPQQMQHLQQTQYYAQPQQGHQRLSIQEIQQQQQQPTRQQQQRQCPMQIAQYYQTQPVMQQLQQQQQQMQLQLPPYHREPDPKTMHEPHQYPQDPSHPVQLIQLGAVPQYCYQDPHEQYRHLYPQSLLQQQEDQQKQYPNESRGQSLNSHVGLTPPETAEDPARQEVNSVGNTVPHRTLLPVSGVHLNNKSSQQDSPSTMWPQMQLSDGRLQPLSPEQSGQSRETFPERADAKNKLTCSICLKEFKSLPALNGHMRSHGGVRASPNFKQEISKKPHQTAAKLEENFKPLQDKKKYRHRPEPLFIPPPSFNFSMSYSGATLYQSQLRSPRVLGDHLLDRTHELPPYTPPPMLSPVRQGSGLFSSVITSSHSTSHTQLPLTPLTPTPRVLLCRSNSIDGSVIPVTPGPGEQTVEPRINIGSRFQADIPELQDRLLMEKDVHKATLVWKPWPELENKVFQQRVEDLLNMSCSSVLPGGGTNSEYALHSLFEAKGDIMVALEKLLLRKPVRLKCHPLANYHYAGSDKWTHQERRLFKEALSTYSKDFIFVQKMVKSKTVAQCVEYYYTWKKILRLGRKHRTRLEKKREECLTSGEEEVLEEDEEIEEDRKEEREMQKSPDPPAIPLVGPIDLPALQSLTLSSSSFICEMPNCGAVFSSRQALNGHARIHGGTNQVTKTRCTIPGTKQKSGTQSGYCSIKSSPAHSTTSGETDPTTIFPCKECGKVFFKIKSRNAHMKTHRQQEEQQRQKAQKAAVAAEMAATIARTTGPVGHSVVPLDRMSLVKHVENVGDIEDDIVQELGDVMEENEVMDADLLLDDEDADLLQDDAEL; via the exons ATGGGGGACCAGCAATTGTATAAAACCAACCATACTGCCAACAACAATGAGAACTTGTACTACCAACAACACCAAATGAACTCCCTTCCATCTCTAAATCATAGTTATGGGACATCAGTTATGGATGCTCCTCAAGCGTCCCCACTCTCCCCCCAGTTTCCCCAAGATTCAAGAGACAGTATAGCTTTGCCTGTTGGTTCAAAAAGTCTTGGGTCAATGGATACATCTAGACAAACAAGTTGGACGCATTCTGTCTCAGGAAACCATGTCCCAGTAAGGAACAATTTGAATAGTCAAAATGCAATGTGGAGCCCCCTTGGGCAGGGGGAATCTCATGATGGATACCAATATTCTTATTCTCAATCTGGTGAAAATCGATCACAAAAGATTACCAGTGGGGTCCTGCATAAATTGGACTCCTTTACACAAGTATTTGCTAACCAAAATCTGAGAATTCAAGTCAACAACATGGCTCAGGTTTTGCACACTGAGTCTTCAATGGTGGATAATTCTGGTGATAGCGCACTTAGGCAgctgctatctcagaagccagcAGTTGAGCAACAGCCTGTAACTTCCACTGTGCAAAGATATCAACCAGTGCCACAGCAAACACACCAGAATTTTGCAAGCGCACAGCAAAAGCAACAAATGCAAGTCATGCAGCACCAACAGTTGTACTATGACTACCAGCAGCATTTATCGCAAATGCAGATGCATTCTGCATTTCAGCAAGGACAGCCACATGTTCAACAAATGCAGCCTCAGCAGCTCTTACCGCAACAGATGCAGCACTTGCAGCAGACTCAATACTATGCTCAGCCGCAGCAGGGACATCAGCGGCTTTCAATACAAGAGatccaacagcagcagcaacagccaaCTCGGCAGCAGCAACAGAGGCAGTGTCCAATGCAAATAGCTCAGTATTATCAAACGCAACCTGTCATGCAACAgttacagcagcagcaacaacagatGCAATTGCAACTTCCTCCATACCACAGGGAACCTGATCCAAAGACTATGCATGAACCACACCAGTACCCTCAGGATCCAAGTCATCCTGTGCAGCTTATCCAGTTGGGAGCAGTGCCTCAGTATTGCTATCAAGATCCCCATGAACAGTATAGGCATTTGTACCCACAGAGTTTACTGCAGCAGCAAGAGGATCAGCAAAAGCAATATCCGAATGAGAGCCGAGGTCAGTCTCTGAACTCTCATGTTGGCCTCACTCCGCCAGAGACAGCGGAGGATCCTGCAAGGCAGGAGGTTAATTCTGTAGGTAACACTGTTCCTCATCGAACTCTTCTACCAGTGTCAGGAGTTCATCTGAACAACAAAAGCTCTCAGCAAGACTCTCCCAGCACCATGTGGCCTCAG ATGCAACTGTCAGATGGCAGACTGCAGCCGCTGTCCCCAGAACAAAG tggccAGAGCAGAGAAACATTTCCTGAGAGAGCTGATGCGAAGAACAAGCTAACATGTTCAATATGCTTGAAGGAGTTTAAGAGTTTGCCTGCTCTAAATGGTCACATGAGGTCACATGGAGGAGTAAGAGCATCTCCTAACTTCAAACAG GAAATTAGCAAAAAACCTCATCAAACTGCTGCAAAATTAGAAGAAAACTTCAAACCATTGCAGGACAAGAAGAAGTATCGGCATAGACCTGAACCTCTCTTCATACCTCCTCCTTCCTTCAACTTCAGTATGTCCTATTCTGGTGCCACACTGTACCAGAGTCAGCTCCGCTCCCCCCGCGTCCTCGGAGATCATCTGCTAGACCGGACACACGAGCTCCCCCCTTACACTCCGCCACCCATGCTTAGTCCAGTTCGGCAAGGGTCTGGTCTCTTCAGCAGTGTTATCACGTCATCTCATAGCACCTCTCATACTCAGCTTCCACTTACTCCGCTGACACCTACTCCACGCGTACTCCTGTGTCGGTCTA ATAGTATTGATGGAAGTGTCATTCCAGTGACGCCTGGGCCCGGAGAACAGACTGTTGAACC ACGAATTAATATTGGGTCCAGGTTCCAGGCTGACATTCCTGAGCTTCAGGACAGATTGCTAATGGAGAAAGATGTGCACAAGGCTACTTTGGTTTGGAAACCATGGCCAGAACTGGAGAATAAAGTCTTCCAACAAAGAG TGGAAGACCTCTTAAATATGAGCTGTTCCAGTGTGTTACCTGGTGGAGGAACTAACTCAGAATATGCTTTGCACTCTCTCTTTGAGGCGAAAGGAGATATTATG GTTGCTCTTGAGAAGCTGCTGTTAAGGAAGCCAGTGAGATTGAAGTGTCATCCTTTGGCAAATTACCACTACGCTG gctCTGACAAATGGACACATCAAGAAAGAAGGCTGTTCAAAGAGGCATTGTCCACCTACAGCAAAGATTTTATATTTGTACAAAAAATG GTTAAGTCTAAGACAGTTGCACAATGTGTGGAATACTACTATACTTGGAAGAAAATCTTGCGTTTGGGACGGAAACACAGAACAcgtttagagaaaaaaagagaggaatgcCTG ACAAGTGGAGAGGAGGAAGTTCTAGAGGAAGATGAGGAGATTgaagaagacagaaaggaagaaagagaaatgcagaaatctCCTGACCCGCCTGCTATCCCTCTTGTTGGACCTATAGATCTGCCTGCCCTTCAGAGTCTCACACTTTCTTCGTCCTCCTTTATCTGTGAAATGCCAAACTGTGGTGCT GTGTTCAGTTCCCGGCAAGCGCTAAATGGCCACGCTCGCATTCATGGAGGTACGAATCAGGTGACAAAAACACGATGCACCATTCCAGGCACTAAGCAGAAATCTGGTACGCAGAGCGGATACTGCTCCATCAAAAGTTCACCTGCCCACAGCACAACAAGTGGTGAGACTGACCCAACAACAATTTTTCCTTGTAAGGAGTGTGGCAA ggtatttttcaaaatcaaaagccGCAATGCTCATATGAAGACTCACAGACAACAAGAAgaacagcaaaggcagaaggctCAGAAAGCTGCTGTGGCAGCAGAAATGGCAGCCACTATTGCGAGAACTACTGGGCCAGTTGGGCATAGTGTGGTCCCTCTGGATCGTATGAGTTTGGTTAAACATGTTGAAAATGTAGGTGACATTGAAGATGACATTGTTCAGGAGTTAGGTGATGTCATGGAAGAGAATGAAGTCATGGATGCTGACCTTTTATTAGATGATGAAGATGCAGATCTACTGCAGGATGATGCCGAGCTGTAA